From Phocoena phocoena chromosome 16, mPhoPho1.1, whole genome shotgun sequence, a single genomic window includes:
- the MSS51 gene encoding LOW QUALITY PROTEIN: putative protein MSS51 homolog, mitochondrial (The sequence of the model RefSeq protein was modified relative to this genomic sequence to represent the inferred CDS: inserted 1 base in 1 codon; substituted 4 bases at 4 genomic stop codons) produces MAPWSXXRRHKKLPSSVAPVVVTPPTVVTPVPLSLSKPGPSIDTLGFFSLENNVPGLSQLNMKSYEEYKLVLDGDTPVSSFGYRSLQEMFQKMEDTFRFCAHCKVLPSGLSNSRVLSHSLRCRSVYYCGPECQKSDWPAHRRVCQELRLVAVDRLMEWPLVTGGFVLPSGPWSWLTEGAQGWDTWFSMXRLQLEATLDAMLGSQAMTTLWASVGWPRPDPDVLQGSLKRLLTDALSRPLTLGFGLRALGINVGKVGGSTVHMVGASHAETFLTHPXDYDELGYVFPGHLGLHVIMVGVDVAAGFSQSASPSLLEPGTVQLSSHRGLXHDFWEEQVESGQIAHPDLVVAFHPGFHASPDLMEAWLPTLLLLRDYEIPTMITVYSQQELAASLQILVDLDTHITACGANPFASLKPEQVYSNPNKQPVYCSAYYIMFLGSSCQLDKRQLEEKVNGRV; encoded by the exons ATGGCTCCATGGTCCTGATGACGAAGGCACAAGAAACTCCCCTCATCAGTGGCTCCCGTGGTTGTGACCCCACCCACAGTTGTGACTCCTGTGCCTCTGAGCCTCTCAAAACCTGGCCCTAGCATTGATACACTTGGCTTCTTCTCCTTGGAGAATAATGTTCCTGGCCTATCCCAGCTGAACATGAAAAGCTATGAGGAATACAA GTTGGTGCTAGATGGGGATACTCCTGTATCAAGCTTTGGATATCGATCCCTTCAAGAAATGTTCCAGAAGATGGAGGACACATTCCGATTCTGTGCTCACTGTAAAGTACTCCCTAGTGGCCTTTCAAACTCCAGGGTCCTCT CTCATTCTCTCAGGTGCAGAAGTGTCTATTACTGTGGTCCAGAGTGCCAGAAGTCAGACTGGCCAGCACACAGGAGGGTTTGTCAAGAGCTGCGTCTTGTAGCTGTGGACCGTCTCATGGAATGGCCTCTGGTCACAG GTGGTTTTGTCCTTCCCTCAGGACCTTGGTCTTGGCTGACTGAAGGCGCACAGGGCTGGGACACCTGGTTTTCTATGTGACGTTTACAGCTGGAGGCTACTCTGGATGCTATGCTTGGTAGTCAGGCCATGACCACCCTGTGGGCCAGTGTAGGATGGCCAAGGCCAGATCCAGATGTCCTGCAGGGCTCTTTGAAGCGGTTGCTGACAGATGCCCTGTCACGGCCCTTGACACTGGGCTTTGGGCTTCGGGCCTTGGGGATAAATGTTGGGAAGGTCGGGGGAAGCACAGTGCACATGGTTGGTGCTTCTCATGCAGAGACATTCCTCACTCACC GGGACTATGATGAACTTGGCTACGTGTTTCCTGGGCACCTTGGCCTCCATGTAATCATGGTGGGTGTAGATGTAGCTGCTGGCTTTTCACAGAGTGCCTCACCTTCACTCCTGGAACCTGGCACAGTTCAGCTTAGTAGCCATAGGGGCCTCTAACATGACTTCTGGGAGGAGCAAGTAGAGTCTGGGCAGATAGCCCATCCAGATTTGGTGGTGGCATTCCATCC AGGTTTCCATGCTTCCCCGGACCTGATGGAGGCTTGGCTGCCCACCCTCTTGCTACTTCGTGATTATGAGATCCCTACAATGATTACTGTTTACAG CCAGCAGGAGTTGGCAGCCTCTTTGCAGATCTTGGTGGACCTGGATACACACATCACAGCCTGTGGAGCTAATCCTTTTGCGTCCCTCAAACCTGAACAGGTCTACTCCAACCCCAACAAGCAGCCAGTATACTGCAGTGCCTACTATATCATGTTTCTTGGAAGCTCCTGCCAGCTGGATAAGAGGCAATTGGAAGAGAAAGTAAATGGCAGGGTATAA